The Deltaproteobacteria bacterium genome window below encodes:
- a CDS encoding SEC-C metal-binding domain-containing protein, whose product MKILERFFNNKQTERKKEDLGRNEVCWCGSGKKYKRCHLETDAHKSRMKSGSGRRGM is encoded by the coding sequence ATGAAAATACTGGAACGTTTTTTCAACAACAAACAAACCGAAAGAAAAAAGGAAGATCTGGGCCGCAATGAGGTCTGCTGGTGCGGCAGCGGAAAGAAATATAAGCGCTGTCATCTGGAAACAGATGCGCATAAAAGTCGGATGAAAAGCGGCTCGGGGCGAAGAGGGATGTAG
- a CDS encoding type II 3-dehydroquinate dehydratase produces MPKILLIQGSNMNLLGIRQPEIYGTTTAAELDKMMQDYAKAKKFDLEIFYTNSEGECIDRIIKAYYDKIDVLVMNPGGFTYASQSIRDTIKGVKIPYVEIHLSNHYERGIHSVIAPAAQGVIMGLGIQVYFIGLDAALYLAEKR; encoded by the coding sequence ATGCCCAAAATTCTTCTCATCCAGGGAAGCAACATGAATTTGTTGGGGATCCGGCAGCCGGAGATTTACGGGACGACCACAGCAGCAGAATTGGACAAAATGATGCAGGACTATGCCAAGGCCAAAAAGTTCGACCTGGAAATTTTCTATACGAACTCCGAGGGCGAGTGTATTGACCGCATTATCAAAGCTTACTATGATAAGATTGATGTCCTGGTGATGAACCCGGGAGGGTTTACTTATGCCAGCCAATCCATCCGGGACACCATCAAAGGGGTTAAAATTCCTTACGTGGAAATTCATTTATCCAATCATTATGAAAGGGGCATTCATTCCGTGATCGCTCCTGCGGCCCAAGGTGTGATCATGGGATTGGGAATTCAGGTTTACTTCATCGGCCTGGATGCCGCTCTATACCTGGCCGAAAAAAGATAA
- a CDS encoding PAS domain S-box protein encodes MLIPLISKNEVIGALNFQSKNSDAYTEADVKLSERIGAQIVGAIANSQLYAKQKQGEEALRSSEERYRLLVENAPLGILSIDTQGQIIDVNPELSTMLGSPSKQATQAINMLTFPPLVKTGIADHFRCCLETGEGSLLT; translated from the coding sequence ATGCTAATACCTTTGATCTCAAAAAATGAAGTAATCGGCGCTCTAAATTTTCAGTCTAAGAATTCGGATGCCTACACAGAGGCCGATGTGAAACTTTCCGAAAGGATCGGTGCTCAGATTGTCGGCGCCATTGCCAATTCCCAACTCTATGCTAAACAAAAGCAAGGAGAAGAGGCCCTTCGTTCGAGCGAGGAACGGTACCGCCTGCTGGTGGAAAATGCCCCGTTGGGGATTCTTTCCATTGACACCCAAGGTCAAATCATTGATGTCAACCCCGAATTATCGACCATGCTCGGTTCACCCTCCAAACAAGCCACCCAGGCCATTAATATGCTTACTTTTCCTCCTTTGGTGAAAACAGGCATCGCCGACCATTTCCGCTGCTGTTTGGAAACCGGAGAAGGAAGCCTTTTGACTTGA
- a CDS encoding 3-isopropylmalate dehydratase small subunit — protein sequence MTIRGRAWKLGDGITTDHISPGRFFHLRSNLPELAKHCFADVKPEFAASVKAGDIVVGGQNFGLGSSREHAPIILKLTGVGAVLAKSYARIFFRNAINSGLPTLIIDTDQIREGDELELNLATGQVKDLTTGVEMIAPPLPPVMRTIIGDGGLVEHIKKHGGLKLDG from the coding sequence ATGACGATCAGAGGAAGGGCGTGGAAATTGGGGGATGGAATCACCACCGACCACATTTCGCCTGGAAGATTCTTTCATCTGCGGAGCAATTTACCGGAATTGGCCAAGCACTGTTTTGCCGACGTCAAGCCAGAGTTCGCTGCCAGTGTAAAGGCGGGAGATATTGTAGTGGGGGGTCAGAATTTTGGCCTCGGCTCCAGCCGGGAACATGCGCCGATCATCCTCAAACTCACTGGGGTTGGAGCCGTGCTGGCCAAGAGCTATGCCCGGATATTCTTCCGCAACGCCATTAATTCCGGATTGCCCACCCTAATCATTGATACTGACCAGATTCGGGAAGGGGATGAGCTGGAACTCAATCTGGCAACGGGCCAGGTAAAGGACCTCACCACCGGTGTTGAAATGATAGCGCCTCCCTTGCCTCCCGTAATGCGTACCATCATAGGCGATGGCGGACTCGTGGAACACATCAAAAAACACGGTGGGCTAAAGCTCGACGGGTAG